One genomic region from Verrucomicrobiota bacterium encodes:
- a CDS encoding class I SAM-dependent rRNA methyltransferase produces MAGIVVRPRARIYHGHDWVYNTEVLKTFGDPAPGDVISVKDGRDRLLGSAVYNPASQIVARRFSRQRQELDLDFFVRRIQLAVQEREALGVAGPAGRVIWSESDGLPGLVVDRYHAHLVLQTLTAGMDLRKPLIVEALRHVLRPESIFERNDAPVRKAEGLPLTTGDLWGQTPPELQIELDGVSFRVDLRAGHKTGLYLDQVENYRLVAAHAGGKVVLDCFSNQGAFALHCARAGATRTVAVESNADLVQQIRSNAARNQAAVEAVHANAFDYLSSAVDRRQTFDLVILDPPSFAKSRGSIDSAWRGYKEIHRRALQLLSHGGLLATFSCSHHVTREMFREMLVEASVDAKRFVRVLAFLSQPLDHPILPHLPETEYLKGFLVQALPGR; encoded by the coding sequence ATGGCAGGCATAGTTGTCCGGCCTCGTGCCCGGATTTATCACGGGCATGACTGGGTTTACAACACTGAGGTCCTGAAAACCTTCGGTGATCCGGCCCCGGGTGACGTCATCAGCGTCAAAGACGGCCGGGACCGGCTCCTGGGGTCGGCCGTCTACAATCCGGCATCCCAGATCGTGGCGCGGCGTTTTTCCCGGCAGCGGCAGGAGCTGGACCTGGATTTCTTTGTCCGGCGCATTCAATTGGCCGTTCAGGAGCGCGAAGCGCTCGGCGTGGCCGGTCCCGCTGGCCGGGTGATCTGGAGCGAAAGCGACGGGTTGCCCGGTTTGGTCGTGGACCGGTATCACGCACACCTGGTCCTGCAGACGCTCACCGCTGGCATGGACCTTCGCAAACCCCTGATCGTCGAGGCGCTCAGGCACGTCCTCCGGCCCGAATCCATATTTGAGAGGAACGACGCGCCGGTGCGCAAGGCGGAAGGCCTGCCTTTGACGACGGGTGACCTGTGGGGACAAACGCCCCCGGAACTCCAGATCGAACTTGACGGCGTGAGCTTCCGGGTGGACTTGCGCGCCGGTCACAAAACGGGGCTCTACCTGGATCAGGTTGAAAATTACCGGCTGGTCGCCGCGCATGCCGGCGGCAAAGTGGTGCTCGACTGCTTTTCCAACCAGGGTGCGTTCGCCTTGCACTGCGCCCGAGCCGGCGCAACTCGCACCGTTGCCGTGGAATCCAATGCCGACCTCGTCCAACAGATCCGGTCAAATGCAGCCCGCAACCAGGCCGCCGTCGAGGCTGTCCACGCAAATGCCTTCGACTACTTGTCCTCTGCGGTCGACCGACGACAAACGTTCGACCTGGTTATCCTCGATCCCCCTTCATTCGCCAAGTCGCGCGGATCCATCGACAGCGCCTGGCGGGGTTACAAGGAAATTCACCGGCGGGCACTCCAACTCCTCAGCCACGGTGGCCTTCTGGCCACCTTTTCGTGCTCGCACCATGTCACGCGAGAAATGTTCCGCGAAATGCTCGTCGAGGCCAGCGTGGACGCAAAACGCTTTGTTCGGGTGCTCGCGTTCCTGTCGCAGCCGCTGGATCACCCGATCCTGCCGCACCTGCCGGAAACGGAATACCTGAAAGGGTTCCTCGTCCAGGCGCTGCCCGGACGGTAA
- a CDS encoding KamA family radical SAM protein — translation MHNAVEAADKRFRSHVPGFWPDVPAELWNDWKWQLKNRVTRLEDLESKIRLTPEERAGVLLSGHKLSLAVTPHFFNLIDPDDPNCPIRRQVIPRLEEGNRSPEELTDPCGEDSHMPVPGLVHRYPDRVLFLVTDRCASYCRYCTRSRVVSGAGDQHLQTDFEEAFRYLEKHPEVRDVLLSGGDALLFSDDKLRAILQRLRSIEHIEFLRIGTRVPIFLPQRVTDEFCRMLQEFHPLWMSVHVNHPRELTLEVRQALERLANHGVPLGNQSVLLKGVNDDLATMKTLVHKLLQCRVRPYYIYQCDLIQGSAHLRTSVAKGIEIIEGLRGHTTGYGVPQYVIDAPRGGGKVPINPDYILFHDREKIVIRNYEGKVFEYPEQADAVVSGRHMTQSPADEYLYS, via the coding sequence ATGCATAATGCTGTTGAAGCCGCCGACAAGCGGTTCCGTTCGCACGTTCCGGGCTTCTGGCCTGATGTCCCCGCTGAACTCTGGAATGATTGGAAATGGCAACTCAAGAATCGCGTTACCCGGCTGGAAGATCTCGAGTCGAAAATTCGCCTTACCCCGGAAGAAAGGGCGGGGGTGCTCCTTTCAGGTCACAAATTGAGCCTGGCGGTGACGCCTCACTTCTTCAACCTCATCGATCCTGACGATCCGAACTGCCCGATCCGGCGCCAAGTCATCCCCCGGCTCGAAGAAGGAAATCGTTCTCCGGAGGAATTGACCGACCCGTGCGGTGAGGATTCCCACATGCCGGTGCCGGGCCTGGTGCACCGCTACCCGGACCGGGTCCTGTTTCTGGTAACGGACCGGTGCGCCTCGTATTGCCGCTACTGCACCCGCAGCCGGGTGGTCAGCGGTGCCGGCGACCAGCACTTGCAAACCGACTTTGAAGAGGCGTTTCGCTATCTGGAAAAGCACCCGGAAGTCCGCGACGTCCTGCTGTCGGGCGGCGACGCCCTGCTCTTTTCGGACGACAAGCTTCGGGCCATCCTGCAGCGCCTTCGTTCGATCGAGCACATCGAGTTTTTACGGATCGGGACGCGCGTGCCCATCTTCCTGCCGCAGCGAGTGACGGATGAGTTTTGCCGGATGCTGCAGGAATTCCATCCTCTCTGGATGAGCGTTCACGTCAACCACCCGCGCGAGCTTACCCTCGAGGTTCGTCAGGCGCTGGAGCGTCTGGCCAACCACGGGGTCCCGCTCGGCAACCAGAGCGTCCTGCTGAAGGGTGTTAACGACGACCTGGCCACGATGAAAACGCTGGTCCATAAGCTCCTGCAATGCCGGGTACGTCCCTACTACATCTACCAATGTGATCTCATCCAGGGATCAGCCCACCTACGCACCTCGGTCGCTAAAGGAATCGAAATCATCGAGGGCTTACGCGGTCACACCACGGGCTACGGAGTGCCGCAATACGTCATCGACGCCCCGCGCGGCGGTGGAAAGGTGCCGATCAACCCGGATTACATCCTCTTCCACGATCGGGAAAAGATCGTGATTCGAAACTATGAAGGCAAGGTCTTCGAATACCCCGAGCAGGCTGACGCCGTCGTCTCCGGCCGCCACATGACCCAGTCGCCTGCGGACGAGTACCTCTATTCCTGA
- a CDS encoding trypsin-like peptidase domain-containing protein: MSFSDRSRLILLSGSFLAQLLCASAASAAGAASDLATARDLAHQLNQVYESVYDRVAPAVVVIDVSKADKPGTNENPFEGFDFFFRGPHGDEGDQQPDQSEGSGFFVRPDGYILTNNHVVDGADKIEVKLKDGRSFQAKVVGVDDRTDIAVIKIEAAGVPTVQLANSDEVKVGQLVCAIGAPYKFDYTFTTGVVSAKGRNELLADKYEDYIQTDAAINPGNSGGPLCDIDGNVIGMNTLIHGLNRGLGFAISSNLARQVSDQLITSGHIVRPWLGIIIESLNEQNRGEVFKGIDKGVIVRTIQADTPAAKSDLRPADVITEVDGVSVGSSRELQREVLKKKVGDQVNLGIWRNGRKITVAVRTEELPGETTNRLTTSGPAPSAPPEDPAAAYGLQVQDITPDLVQELGLKSERGIVVTSVTPNSPAAVADIQPGDVITEVGRTAVHDVPSFEKVVADQKGKPNLLLLLDRKGVKTYSIVKSSK; the protein is encoded by the coding sequence ATGAGTTTTAGCGATCGTTCTCGCCTGATACTTCTTTCCGGCTCGTTCCTTGCACAGCTTCTCTGCGCGTCAGCGGCTTCGGCTGCGGGTGCGGCAAGCGATCTGGCCACCGCGCGGGATCTGGCGCACCAGCTCAATCAGGTGTACGAATCCGTGTACGATCGTGTGGCACCGGCGGTCGTGGTGATTGATGTTTCCAAGGCCGACAAGCCGGGCACCAATGAGAACCCCTTTGAAGGATTCGACTTTTTCTTCCGGGGACCCCACGGCGACGAGGGGGATCAGCAGCCGGACCAGTCCGAGGGGTCAGGGTTTTTCGTGCGGCCGGACGGTTACATCCTTACCAACAACCACGTCGTGGACGGGGCCGACAAGATCGAGGTTAAGCTGAAAGACGGGCGCAGTTTTCAGGCAAAGGTCGTCGGCGTGGATGACCGGACCGACATCGCGGTAATCAAGATCGAGGCGGCCGGGGTACCGACGGTCCAACTGGCCAACAGCGACGAGGTCAAGGTAGGCCAGCTGGTCTGCGCGATCGGTGCACCTTACAAATTTGATTACACCTTTACGACCGGGGTGGTAAGCGCCAAGGGCCGCAACGAGCTGCTTGCCGACAAGTACGAAGATTACATCCAGACTGACGCCGCCATCAATCCGGGCAACAGCGGGGGGCCGTTGTGCGACATCGATGGGAACGTGATCGGCATGAACACGCTGATTCACGGCTTGAATCGGGGTCTCGGGTTTGCCATCTCCAGCAACCTAGCCAGGCAGGTCAGCGATCAGTTAATTACGTCAGGGCACATCGTCCGGCCGTGGCTAGGGATCATCATCGAATCTTTGAACGAACAGAATCGGGGCGAGGTTTTTAAGGGCATTGATAAAGGGGTGATTGTTCGCACCATCCAGGCCGACACGCCGGCGGCGAAAAGTGATCTGCGGCCGGCAGACGTCATTACAGAGGTCGATGGGGTCTCGGTAGGCTCGTCACGGGAGTTGCAACGCGAAGTCCTCAAGAAAAAGGTCGGTGATCAGGTCAACCTCGGGATCTGGCGAAACGGCCGGAAGATAACGGTGGCGGTCAGGACGGAGGAGTTGCCCGGAGAGACGACTAACCGGTTGACGACTTCGGGGCCTGCGCCGTCGGCTCCGCCGGAAGATCCGGCCGCCGCTTACGGGTTGCAGGTACAAGACATCACGCCGGACCTGGTGCAGGAACTGGGGTTGAAGTCGGAGCGAGGCATCGTGGTGACCTCGGTGACCCCGAACAGCCCGGCTGCCGTGGCGGACATTCAGCCCGGTGACGTTATTACTGAAGTCGGGCGGACGGCGGTGCACGATGTTCCCTCTTTCGAGAAGGTGGTGGCGGATCAAAAGGGTAAGCCGAACCTCCTGTTGCTGCTGGACCGGAAAGGCGTAAAAACGTATTCGATCGTCAAGTCGTCCAAATAG
- a CDS encoding SpoIIE family protein phosphatase, which produces MDFVGRILIADDEIASCRLLQHGLARVGFRVTTVGSGEESLRQLRAEPYDLLVLDFEMPDLNGIQVCAAIRSDPQTAQLPIIVLTGHSGEAEEIGSLQAGANDFVTKPVSVPALAVRIRTQVRLQALASELQARNDKLEHWQTLHEADLNAARSVQQAIISAKLPDPPGWSVAAFYQPLIQVGGDIWNWRRLGQERWMIWIADATGHGVAAALYTSLIAVLFGHTSENASSPAEILQRVNEEFFSVFRGKGFFTAACAIVNTSGGVLYAGAAHPPAVILRAGGRRDLLASQATLIGLAPALQGVEDSRHDLGLGDALLLYTDGFYSGFTGKNRLTHHDLLAALPDDVTEPARFLGKMRANLRARSLEAEEFTDDATGVLLTRVLRLEKRVAGT; this is translated from the coding sequence TTGGATTTTGTAGGCCGAATATTGATCGCCGACGACGAGATTGCGTCATGCCGGCTCTTGCAGCACGGCCTCGCGCGAGTCGGCTTCCGGGTAACCACCGTCGGTTCCGGTGAGGAATCCCTCCGGCAGTTGCGTGCTGAACCTTACGATCTGCTCGTCCTGGATTTTGAGATGCCCGACCTGAATGGAATCCAGGTTTGCGCCGCCATCCGGTCTGACCCGCAGACGGCCCAACTGCCGATCATCGTACTGACCGGCCACTCGGGTGAGGCCGAAGAAATCGGTTCTCTACAGGCCGGTGCAAACGACTTCGTCACCAAGCCGGTAAGCGTTCCCGCGCTGGCCGTGCGGATTCGTACCCAGGTGCGGTTGCAGGCTCTGGCTTCCGAACTGCAGGCGCGAAACGACAAACTTGAACACTGGCAGACCCTGCACGAAGCAGACCTGAACGCTGCGCGCTCCGTCCAGCAGGCCATCATCTCTGCCAAGCTGCCGGATCCGCCGGGCTGGTCGGTGGCGGCCTTTTACCAGCCGCTTATCCAGGTCGGAGGCGACATCTGGAACTGGCGCCGCCTTGGGCAAGAACGTTGGATGATCTGGATTGCCGACGCGACCGGCCACGGTGTCGCCGCCGCGCTCTATACGTCCCTCATCGCCGTGCTCTTCGGCCACACCTCGGAGAACGCCTCCTCCCCGGCTGAGATCCTGCAACGCGTCAACGAAGAGTTTTTTTCCGTGTTCCGCGGGAAAGGATTTTTCACCGCGGCCTGCGCCATCGTGAACACTTCCGGCGGAGTTTTGTACGCCGGTGCCGCGCATCCGCCCGCCGTTATCCTGCGTGCCGGGGGGCGCCGCGACCTGCTGGCCTCTCAAGCAACCCTGATCGGGCTCGCCCCCGCCCTGCAAGGCGTGGAGGATAGCCGCCATGACCTCGGCCTGGGCGACGCCCTCCTGCTTTACACCGACGGTTTTTACAGCGGGTTTACCGGAAAGAACCGCCTGACTCACCATGACCTCCTCGCCGCTCTCCCGGACGACGTCACGGAACCGGCCAGGTTCCTGGGAAAAATGAGGGCAAACCTGCGCGCCAGATCGTTGGAGGCGGAGGAGTTTACCGATGACGCCACCGGCGTCTTGCTTACCCGCGTGCTGCGCCTTGAAAAGCGTGTCGCCGGAACCTAA
- a CDS encoding HAMP domain-containing histidine kinase, with the protein MDDVSPASPEPILPGTPAPASHPNVSSLPWAAFMRVLRRLSHNLRNYVNTAELEAAFAQEITDDPEVRASLTRLRRSLGKVADECEHLLTRVADPLAELIELSGNELFQAIRQESERRLGSAVPITWEWQGGDAVPLYVDPDLMCRIMRELLDNAARYRLQADRPIRIRAGAKDAAFELEIIEPKTGAVDLSTWGIQPFTSTEPGRYGLGTWAAHRWALATGANLDRWYDAEQSSLVTRLTLNSRTDSDDRG; encoded by the coding sequence ATGGATGACGTCAGCCCTGCGTCGCCCGAGCCGATCCTGCCGGGCACGCCGGCGCCAGCCTCACACCCGAATGTGTCCAGCCTGCCGTGGGCGGCCTTCATGCGCGTGCTGCGCCGATTATCCCATAACCTGCGCAACTATGTGAATACGGCTGAACTCGAGGCCGCTTTTGCCCAGGAGATAACGGATGATCCGGAAGTCCGGGCAAGTCTGACCCGGCTCCGGCGATCCTTGGGCAAGGTCGCTGATGAGTGTGAACATCTCTTGACCCGGGTCGCCGATCCCCTGGCGGAGCTGATTGAACTCTCCGGAAACGAGCTTTTCCAGGCCATTCGACAGGAGAGCGAGCGACGTTTGGGTTCGGCCGTGCCCATCACCTGGGAGTGGCAGGGAGGCGACGCCGTCCCCTTGTACGTCGACCCCGACCTGATGTGCCGGATCATGCGCGAACTACTCGACAACGCGGCTCGCTACCGGCTGCAGGCGGATCGTCCCATCCGGATAAGGGCCGGGGCGAAGGACGCCGCGTTTGAACTCGAAATCATCGAGCCGAAGACCGGCGCAGTGGACCTGAGCACCTGGGGGATACAGCCCTTCACGAGCACGGAACCTGGCCGGTACGGGCTGGGTACCTGGGCTGCCCATCGCTGGGCTTTAGCTACCGGCGCGAATTTGGACCGATGGTACGACGCGGAGCAGAGCTCGCTCGTGACCCGCCTGACCCTGAACTCCCGAACGGACTCCGACGATCGCGGATGA